From Streptomyces zhihengii, the proteins below share one genomic window:
- a CDS encoding L-serine ammonia-lyase, translating into MAISVFDLFSVGIGPSSSHTVGPMRAARMFSRRLKNEGLLAHTASIRAELFGSLGATGHGHGTPKAVLLGLEGNSPRTVDVETADEQVERIKAEGRISLLGVHEIGFSFDDHLVLHRRKALPYHANGMTVAAYDAEGAALLEKTYYSVGGGFVVDEDAVAGDDPIVPEDTVLKHPFRTGDELLRLTRETGLSISALMLENEKAWRSEAEIREGLLEIWRVMQACVARGMSREGILPGGLKVRRRAATTARKLRSEGDAAALAMEWITLYAMAVNEENAAGGRVVTAPTNGAAGIIPAVLHYYMNFVPGADEEGVVRFLLAAGAIGMLFKENASISGAEVGCQGEVGSACSMAAGALAEVLGGSPEQVENAAEIGMEHNLGLTCDPVGGLVQIPCIERNGMAAVKAVTAARMAMRGDGSHKVSLDKVIKTMKETGADMSVKYKETARGGLAVNIIEC; encoded by the coding sequence GTGGCCATCTCGGTCTTCGACCTGTTCTCGGTCGGCATCGGCCCGTCCAGCTCCCACACGGTCGGCCCGATGCGCGCCGCCCGCATGTTCTCCCGGCGGCTGAAGAACGAGGGCCTGCTGGCGCACACCGCCTCCATACGGGCCGAGCTCTTCGGTTCCCTCGGCGCGACGGGCCACGGCCACGGCACCCCGAAGGCGGTGCTGCTGGGCCTGGAGGGGAACTCCCCGCGCACGGTCGACGTCGAGACCGCCGACGAGCAGGTGGAGCGGATCAAGGCCGAGGGGCGCATCAGCCTGCTGGGCGTCCACGAGATCGGCTTCTCCTTCGACGACCACCTCGTGCTGCACCGCCGCAAGGCCCTGCCGTACCACGCGAACGGGATGACCGTGGCCGCGTACGACGCGGAGGGCGCGGCGCTGCTGGAGAAGACCTACTACTCGGTCGGCGGCGGCTTCGTCGTGGACGAGGACGCCGTGGCCGGCGACGACCCGATCGTCCCCGAGGACACCGTCCTCAAGCACCCCTTCCGCACCGGTGACGAGCTGCTGCGGCTGACCCGGGAGACGGGCCTGTCGATCTCCGCGCTGATGCTGGAGAACGAGAAGGCGTGGCGCTCGGAGGCGGAGATCCGCGAGGGACTGCTGGAGATCTGGCGGGTCATGCAGGCCTGTGTCGCCCGCGGCATGTCGCGCGAGGGCATCCTCCCCGGCGGCCTCAAGGTCCGCCGCCGCGCCGCGACCACCGCCCGCAAGCTGCGCTCCGAGGGCGACGCGGCGGCGCTCGCGATGGAGTGGATCACCCTCTACGCGATGGCCGTCAACGAGGAGAACGCGGCCGGCGGCCGGGTCGTGACCGCGCCCACCAACGGCGCGGCCGGCATCATCCCCGCCGTCCTGCACTACTACATGAACTTCGTCCCGGGCGCCGACGAGGAGGGCGTGGTCCGCTTCCTGCTGGCCGCCGGGGCGATCGGCATGCTCTTCAAGGAGAACGCCTCCATCTCCGGCGCCGAGGTCGGCTGCCAGGGCGAGGTCGGCTCGGCCTGCTCCATGGCGGCCGGCGCGCTGGCCGAGGTGCTCGGCGGCTCCCCGGAGCAGGTGGAGAACGCCGCGGAGATCGGCATGGAGCACAACCTCGGCCTGACCTGCGACCCGGTGGGCGGCCTGGTGCAGATCCCCTGCATCGAGCGCAACGGCATGGCGGCGGTCAAGGCCGTCACCGCGGCCCGCATGGCGATGCGGGGCGACGGCAGCCACAAGGTCTCCCTCGACAAGGTCATCAAGACCATGAAGGAGACCGGCGCCGACATGTCCGTCAAGTACAAGGAGACGGCCCGCGGCGGGCTCGCGGTGAACATCATCGAGTGCTGA
- a CDS encoding ABC transporter substrate-binding protein, producing the protein MRILKSRAARVITAAVAVGLVATGCSSERGEGGDKAGAKDTFVFAGAGDPGSLDPALASDGETFRVTRQAFEALLEHEPGGSKLVGGLAEKWSSDPAGKVWTFNLRQGVKFHDGEAFNADAVCANYNHWFNWKGTYQSSAVSYYWQTIMGGFAKNEDPEAPKANFKSCTAKDENTAVIEVNEPSANLPGGFSLQALAIHSPKALKEYEKQDATAKGDAITYPKYSQEAGTVAGTGPYKITKWNKGNKEVSLEAFDGYWGEKAKVKNLVFRTIDTEDGRRQALQAGDIDGYDLVAPADVKTLEGEGYQVPTRDVFNIFYVGMSQEVNPALKKPEVRQAITHAIDRENLVKTQLPEGGKAATQFMPDTVAGFSDKVKTYPFDTNKAKELLKAAGEEKLTVEFCYPTEVTRPYMPAPQDMFELMKADLEKAGITVKPKAMKWAPDYLDATEAGSCALHMLGWTGDFNDGFNFIGTWFAGYDKQWGFKDQKVFDAVNAASKVTDPAGRVDAYKAANDAIMAYAPGVPISSSPPAIAFGKNVNPPKVSPLTQENFAEVSFK; encoded by the coding sequence ATGCGAATACTCAAGTCCCGAGCTGCTCGGGTGATCACGGCAGCCGTGGCTGTCGGACTGGTTGCCACGGGATGCTCCTCCGAGCGCGGCGAGGGCGGTGACAAGGCCGGCGCGAAGGACACCTTCGTCTTCGCCGGTGCCGGTGACCCGGGTTCCCTCGACCCGGCCCTTGCGAGTGACGGCGAGACGTTCCGCGTCACCCGTCAGGCGTTCGAGGCGCTTCTCGAGCACGAGCCCGGAGGCAGCAAGCTCGTCGGCGGCCTCGCCGAGAAGTGGTCCAGCGACCCGGCCGGCAAGGTCTGGACGTTCAACCTGCGCCAGGGCGTGAAGTTCCACGACGGCGAGGCGTTCAACGCCGACGCCGTCTGCGCGAACTACAACCACTGGTTCAACTGGAAGGGCACGTACCAGTCCAGCGCGGTCTCCTACTACTGGCAGACCATCATGGGCGGGTTCGCGAAGAACGAGGACCCCGAGGCCCCGAAGGCGAACTTCAAGTCCTGCACCGCCAAGGACGAGAACACCGCCGTCATCGAGGTCAACGAGCCCTCCGCCAACCTCCCGGGCGGCTTCTCCCTCCAGGCGCTCGCGATCCACTCGCCGAAGGCCCTCAAGGAGTACGAGAAGCAGGACGCGACCGCCAAGGGCGACGCGATCACGTACCCCAAGTACAGCCAGGAGGCCGGCACGGTCGCCGGCACCGGCCCGTACAAGATCACCAAGTGGAACAAGGGCAACAAGGAGGTCTCCCTGGAGGCCTTCGACGGCTACTGGGGTGAGAAGGCCAAGGTCAAGAACCTGGTCTTCCGCACGATCGACACCGAGGACGGCCGCCGCCAGGCCCTCCAGGCCGGCGACATCGACGGCTACGACCTCGTCGCCCCGGCCGATGTGAAGACGCTGGAGGGCGAGGGCTACCAGGTCCCGACCCGTGACGTCTTCAACATCTTCTACGTCGGTATGAGCCAGGAGGTGAACCCGGCGCTGAAGAAGCCCGAGGTCCGCCAGGCCATCACCCACGCCATCGACCGCGAGAACCTGGTCAAGACCCAGCTTCCCGAGGGCGGCAAGGCCGCGACCCAGTTCATGCCCGACACGGTCGCCGGCTTCTCCGACAAGGTGAAGACCTACCCCTTCGACACCAACAAGGCCAAGGAGCTCCTCAAGGCCGCCGGTGAGGAGAAGCTGACGGTCGAGTTCTGCTACCCGACCGAGGTCACCCGCCCGTACATGCCCGCTCCGCAGGACATGTTCGAGCTGATGAAGGCCGACCTGGAGAAGGCCGGCATCACCGTCAAGCCGAAGGCCATGAAGTGGGCCCCGGACTACCTGGACGCCACCGAGGCGGGCTCCTGCGCCCTGCACATGCTCGGCTGGACCGGTGACTTCAACGACGGCTTCAACTTCATCGGCACCTGGTTCGCCGGGTACGACAAGCAGTGGGGCTTCAAGGACCAGAAGGTCTTCGACGCCGTCAACGCCGCTTCCAAGGTGACCGACCCCGCGGGTCGCGTCGACGCCTACAAGGCCGCCAACGACGCGATCATGGCCTACGCCCCGGGCGTGCCGATCTCGTCCTCCCCGCCGGCCATCGCGTTCGGCAAGAACGTCAACCCGCCGAAGGTCTCCCCGCTGACGCAGGAGAACTTCGCCGAGGTCTCCTTCAAGTAA
- a CDS encoding calcium-binding protein, whose product MYRNRAAVSAVAVTLLAAGLAVGPAATAGATEAKARVGADWSTQSIVFTAAAGQVNDLSIYAMYTSDGIKRIGFRDVVPIEPGDHCAHSRAEDPTTVVCELPADSPRPDRIDAFLGDGDDTIAAFTPGVGTVSGGPGDDELHAHTARTVFGDAGNDMVMGPGVLHGGDGMDHLMGDDGDQRIWGGRGDDMIEGFGGDDAVYGGDGDDHAMGGDGRDILLGGPGDDTLDGEGGDDLVCGGRGEDTLEGGEGRDIVLP is encoded by the coding sequence ATGTACCGGAACCGAGCCGCCGTCAGCGCGGTCGCCGTGACCCTGTTAGCCGCCGGCCTCGCCGTCGGCCCGGCGGCCACCGCCGGCGCCACCGAGGCGAAGGCCCGTGTCGGAGCCGACTGGTCGACCCAGTCGATCGTCTTCACCGCCGCCGCGGGGCAGGTGAACGACCTCAGCATCTACGCCATGTACACCAGTGACGGGATCAAGCGGATCGGCTTCCGCGACGTGGTCCCGATCGAACCGGGCGACCACTGCGCCCACTCCAGGGCCGAGGATCCCACCACCGTCGTCTGCGAACTGCCCGCCGACAGCCCCCGGCCCGACAGGATCGACGCCTTCCTCGGCGACGGCGACGACACGATCGCCGCCTTCACCCCCGGGGTCGGCACCGTCAGCGGCGGCCCCGGCGACGACGAACTGCACGCCCACACCGCCCGCACGGTATTCGGCGACGCGGGGAACGACATGGTCATGGGCCCCGGAGTCCTGCACGGCGGCGACGGCATGGACCACCTGATGGGCGACGACGGCGACCAGCGGATCTGGGGCGGCCGGGGCGACGACATGATCGAGGGCTTCGGCGGTGACGACGCCGTGTACGGCGGCGACGGCGACGACCACGCCATGGGCGGGGACGGCCGCGACATCCTCCTCGGCGGTCCCGGCGACGACACACTGGACGGCGAAGGCGGCGACGACCTGGTCTGCGGCGGCCGCGGGGAGGACACCCTCGAAGGCGGCGAAGGCCGCGACATCGTCCTCCCCTGA
- the glyA gene encoding serine hydroxymethyltransferase → MSLLNTPLHELDPDVAAAVDAELHRQQSTLEMIASENFAPVAVMEAQGSVLTNKYAEGYPGRRYYGGCEHVDVIEQIAIDRIKELFGAEHANVQPHSGAQANAAAMFALLKPGDTIMGLNLAHGGHLTHGMKINFSGKLYNVVAYHVDEQTGQVDMAEVERLAKESKPKLIVAGWSAYPRQLDFAAFRRIADEVGAYLMVDMAHFAGLVAAGLHPNPVPHAHVVTTTTHKTLGGPRGGVILSTAELAKKINSAVFPGQQGGPLEHVIAAKAVSFKVAASEDFRERQQRTLDGARILAERLVKDDVTQHGVSVLSGGTDVHLVLVDLRNSELDGQQAEDRLHEVGITVNRNAVPNDPRPPMVTSGLRIGTPALATRGFQDEDFREVADIIAEALKPEYDAAALRARVTALAGKHPLYPGL, encoded by the coding sequence ATGTCGCTCCTGAACACCCCCCTCCATGAGCTGGACCCGGACGTCGCCGCCGCCGTCGACGCCGAGCTCCACCGCCAGCAGTCCACCCTCGAGATGATCGCCTCGGAGAACTTCGCTCCGGTCGCGGTCATGGAGGCGCAGGGCTCCGTCCTCACCAACAAGTACGCCGAGGGCTACCCCGGCCGCCGCTACTACGGCGGCTGCGAGCACGTCGACGTGATCGAGCAGATCGCCATCGACCGCATCAAGGAGCTCTTCGGCGCCGAGCACGCCAACGTGCAGCCCCACTCGGGCGCGCAGGCCAACGCCGCGGCGATGTTCGCGCTGCTGAAGCCGGGCGACACGATCATGGGCCTGAACCTGGCCCACGGCGGTCACCTGACCCACGGCATGAAGATCAACTTCTCCGGCAAGCTCTACAACGTGGTCGCGTACCACGTCGACGAGCAGACCGGCCAGGTCGACATGGCCGAGGTCGAGAGGCTGGCCAAGGAGTCCAAGCCGAAGCTGATCGTCGCCGGCTGGTCCGCCTACCCGCGGCAGCTCGACTTCGCCGCCTTCCGCCGGATCGCGGACGAGGTCGGCGCGTACCTGATGGTCGACATGGCGCACTTCGCCGGTCTGGTCGCCGCGGGTCTGCACCCGAACCCGGTGCCGCACGCCCATGTCGTCACCACGACCACCCACAAGACCCTCGGCGGTCCGCGCGGCGGTGTGATCCTCTCGACGGCCGAGCTCGCCAAGAAGATCAACTCCGCGGTCTTCCCCGGTCAGCAGGGCGGTCCGCTGGAGCACGTGATCGCGGCCAAGGCGGTCTCCTTCAAGGTCGCCGCCTCCGAGGACTTCCGCGAGCGCCAGCAGCGTACGCTGGACGGCGCCCGCATCCTCGCCGAGCGCCTGGTCAAGGACGACGTCACGCAGCACGGCGTCTCCGTGCTGTCCGGCGGCACGGACGTGCACCTGGTCCTGGTGGACCTGCGCAACTCCGAGCTCGACGGCCAGCAGGCCGAGGACCGCCTCCACGAGGTCGGCATCACGGTCAACCGCAACGCGGTCCCGAACGACCCCCGGCCGCCGATGGTCACCTCGGGTCTGCGGATCGGCACCCCGGCCCTGGCCACCCGCGGCTTCCAGGACGAGGACTTCCGCGAGGTCGCGGACATCATCGCCGAGGCGCTGAAGCCGGAGTACGACGCCGCCGCCCTGCGCGCCCGCGTCACGGCCCTCGCCGGGAAGCACCCGCTGTACCCCGGTCTGTAA
- the gcvT gene encoding glycine cleavage system aminomethyltransferase GcvT: MSTSPRRTALDALHRSLGATMTDFAGWDMPLRYASERDEHNAVRTRAGLFDLSHMGEITVTGPEAVALLDHALVGNISTVGPGRARYTMICREDGGILDDLIVYRLGGTEYMVVANAGNAQTVLDALRERAAGFDAEVRDDRDAYALIAVQGPESPGILASLTDADLDGLKYYAGLPGTVAGVPALIARTGYTGEDGFELFTEPQHAEKLWTALTEAGRDAGLIPCGLSCRDTLRLEAGMPLYGHELTTALTPFDAGLGRVVKFEKTGDFVGREALAAAAERAGQAPPRKLVGLIAEGRRVPRAGMQVVAGGEVVGEVTSGAPSPTLGRPIAMAYVDAAHAAPGTEGVGVDIRGTHEPYEVVALPFYQRAK; this comes from the coding sequence ATGAGCACTTCGCCCCGCCGCACCGCGCTCGATGCCCTGCATCGTTCGCTGGGCGCGACCATGACCGACTTCGCCGGCTGGGACATGCCGCTGCGGTACGCCAGCGAGCGCGACGAGCACAACGCCGTCCGCACCCGGGCCGGACTGTTCGACCTCTCGCACATGGGCGAGATCACCGTCACCGGTCCCGAGGCCGTCGCCCTGCTCGACCACGCCCTGGTCGGCAACATCTCCACGGTGGGCCCGGGCCGCGCCCGGTACACGATGATCTGCCGCGAGGACGGCGGGATCCTCGACGACCTGATCGTCTACCGCCTGGGCGGGACCGAGTACATGGTGGTCGCCAACGCGGGCAACGCCCAGACCGTGCTGGACGCCCTGCGCGAGCGCGCGGCGGGCTTCGACGCCGAGGTGCGCGACGACCGCGACGCCTACGCGCTGATCGCGGTGCAGGGACCGGAGTCCCCCGGCATCCTCGCCTCGCTGACCGACGCGGACCTGGACGGCCTGAAGTACTACGCGGGCCTGCCCGGCACGGTGGCCGGCGTCCCGGCGCTGATCGCGCGCACCGGCTACACCGGGGAGGACGGCTTCGAGCTGTTCACCGAGCCGCAGCACGCGGAGAAGCTGTGGACCGCGCTCACCGAGGCCGGCCGGGACGCCGGCCTCATCCCCTGCGGCCTGTCCTGCCGAGACACGCTGCGCCTGGAGGCGGGCATGCCGCTGTACGGGCACGAGCTGACGACCGCGCTGACCCCGTTCGACGCCGGTCTAGGCCGGGTCGTGAAGTTCGAGAAGACCGGTGACTTCGTCGGCCGCGAGGCCCTGGCCGCCGCCGCGGAGCGCGCCGGGCAGGCTCCGCCGCGCAAGCTCGTCGGCCTGATCGCCGAGGGCCGGCGGGTGCCGCGCGCGGGGATGCAGGTCGTCGCCGGCGGCGAGGTCGTCGGCGAGGTGACCTCCGGCGCGCCCAGCCCGACGCTCGGCCGTCCGATCGCCATGGCGTACGTCGACGCGGCCCACGCCGCGCCGGGCACCGAGGGTGTCGGGGTCGACATCCGTGGTACGCACGAGCCGTACGAGGTCGTCGCGCTGCCGTTCTACCAGCGCGCGAAGTGA
- a CDS encoding enhanced serine sensitivity protein SseB: MDNHHGWPGNELEETLAAALGNPAAGGRIVEVLGRSHIWVPLPNGGGPDSRDLDLPTTEIAGAAYVPVFSSEQQFLAIVGAHMPFTVAPAREFARGLPPQLGIAVNPGGAVGVPLPPPAVAELCRSGRTPLDGPASGGRVRLFEPDWQEEPVDFLAAAAGEFEASGVVVSARRALASVEGEAPSLFVGVRLSSWEGPDRNAPMDALGRALGRVQVPWPVNLVLLDVAQDPVSDWMLERVRPFYERLPR; the protein is encoded by the coding sequence ATGGACAACCACCACGGCTGGCCCGGAAACGAGCTGGAAGAGACCCTCGCCGCCGCCCTCGGCAACCCCGCCGCCGGCGGCCGCATCGTCGAGGTGCTCGGGCGCAGCCACATATGGGTGCCGCTGCCCAACGGCGGGGGCCCCGACAGCCGGGACCTCGACCTGCCGACCACCGAGATAGCCGGCGCCGCCTACGTCCCCGTCTTCAGCTCCGAGCAGCAGTTCCTCGCCATCGTCGGCGCCCACATGCCGTTCACCGTGGCGCCCGCCCGCGAGTTCGCCCGCGGACTCCCCCCGCAGCTCGGCATCGCCGTGAACCCGGGCGGCGCGGTCGGCGTCCCCCTCCCCCCGCCCGCCGTGGCCGAACTCTGCCGGTCGGGACGGACCCCGCTCGACGGTCCCGCCTCCGGCGGCCGGGTCCGGCTGTTCGAGCCGGACTGGCAGGAGGAGCCGGTCGACTTCCTCGCCGCCGCGGCCGGTGAGTTCGAGGCGTCCGGCGTCGTCGTCAGCGCCCGCCGCGCGCTCGCCTCCGTCGAGGGCGAGGCGCCCTCCCTCTTCGTCGGGGTGCGGCTCTCCTCCTGGGAGGGCCCGGACCGCAACGCGCCGATGGACGCCCTCGGCCGCGCGCTCGGCCGGGTCCAGGTCCCGTGGCCGGTGAATCTCGTCCTTCTGGACGTTGCGCAGGACCCGGTGTCCGACTGGATGCTGGAGCGGGTCCGCCCCTTCTACGAGCGACTTCCGCGGTAG
- a CDS encoding AAA family ATPase, whose protein sequence is MTLQSSGAYAAAAGVPARPAVPVDGLIDTPAPVLRDLRERAGRGPRRLVFGEGDLVVVSGLPGSGKTTLIQRAARGLGIDSQDTRDRWDARMPGLLPYAAYRPLVRLAHYAGLRRALRSGESVVVHDCGTQAWVRRWLAREAARRGRELHLLLLDVPPRVARDGQRERGRGVSGYAFARHRRAVGRLVADAESGRLPSGCSSAVLLDRDAAATLRSLIFGPS, encoded by the coding sequence ATGACGTTGCAGAGCTCCGGTGCATACGCCGCGGCCGCGGGGGTGCCCGCGAGACCGGCCGTGCCCGTCGACGGCCTGATCGACACACCCGCGCCGGTCCTGCGGGACCTGCGCGAGCGCGCGGGCCGCGGTCCGCGGCGGCTGGTGTTCGGCGAAGGGGACCTGGTGGTCGTCTCCGGCCTGCCCGGCAGCGGCAAGACGACGCTGATCCAGCGCGCGGCGCGCGGCCTGGGCATCGACTCGCAGGACACCCGCGACCGCTGGGACGCGCGGATGCCGGGCCTGCTGCCCTACGCCGCCTACCGCCCGCTCGTGCGCCTCGCCCACTACGCGGGCCTGCGCCGGGCCCTGCGCTCCGGGGAGAGCGTCGTCGTGCACGACTGCGGCACCCAGGCGTGGGTGCGCCGCTGGCTCGCCCGCGAGGCGGCGCGGCGCGGCCGCGAACTCCATCTGCTCCTCCTCGACGTGCCGCCGCGGGTCGCCCGCGACGGGCAGCGCGAGCGCGGCCGCGGCGTCTCCGGCTACGCCTTCGCCCGCCACCGCCGCGCCGTCGGCCGCCTCGTCGCCGACGCGGAGTCCGGCCGCCTCCCGTCGGGCTGCTCCTCCGCCGTCCTCCTCGACCGCGACGCGGCGGCGACGCTGCGGTCTCTGATCTTCGGGCCCTCCTGA
- a CDS encoding lytic polysaccharide monooxygenase auxiliary activity family 9 protein translates to MLFALVAGALTWSAPAQAHGTIVGPASRAYQCWKTWGSDHMNPAMQTQDPMCWQAFQANADTMWNWMSALRDGLGGQFQARTPDGTLCSNNLSRNDSLNKPGQWKTTTVGNNFSVHLYDQASHGADYFKVYVSKQGFDPKTQNLGWGNLDFITQTGSYAPSQNITFPVQTSGYTGHHVVFVIWQASHLDQAYMWCSDVNFG, encoded by the coding sequence ATGCTGTTCGCCTTAGTCGCCGGTGCCCTGACCTGGTCGGCCCCCGCCCAGGCCCACGGCACCATCGTCGGTCCCGCCAGCCGCGCGTACCAGTGCTGGAAGACGTGGGGCAGCGACCACATGAACCCGGCCATGCAGACCCAGGACCCCATGTGCTGGCAGGCCTTCCAGGCCAACGCGGACACCATGTGGAACTGGATGAGCGCTCTCCGGGACGGCCTCGGCGGCCAGTTCCAGGCGCGGACCCCCGACGGGACGCTCTGCAGCAACAACCTGTCGAGGAACGACAGCCTGAACAAGCCCGGGCAGTGGAAGACGACCACCGTCGGCAACAACTTCTCGGTCCACCTGTACGACCAGGCGTCGCACGGTGCCGACTACTTCAAGGTCTACGTGAGCAAGCAGGGCTTCGACCCCAAGACCCAGAACCTGGGCTGGGGCAACCTCGACTTCATCACGCAGACCGGCAGCTACGCCCCTTCGCAGAACATCACGTTCCCGGTGCAGACCTCCGGGTACACCGGACACCACGTCGTGTTCGTGATCTGGCAGGCCTCGCACCTCGACCAGGCCTACATGTGGTGCAGCGACGTGAACTTCGGCTGA
- a CDS encoding enhanced serine sensitivity protein SseB C-terminal domain-containing protein, whose protein sequence is MSASGTAAAGQVEHMLRQVTPGRFDTYEALLRALSDPAGGRIWMLLWHGQPGSPDAQYGNIEVDGAGYAPCVTSPQELAASGWTRAHEVVSGPDIARILYPERWGIWLNPHAPGGGVGIPWLDLRRIAAGLDRMPAGPLRLSEPAVEIPQFYALLTQNAHRTPAVRSLRRAWVQPAVGPAYLAVGLDLYDTGPQAVESVRVMMQQSVGAVPDGLPVSTVALADEYDPVTMWMRANTRPFYDREAHAGGPPAGGGGYGYPQPGAAGGLR, encoded by the coding sequence GTGAGCGCGTCAGGCACCGCGGCGGCCGGGCAGGTCGAGCACATGCTGCGCCAGGTGACTCCCGGTCGCTTCGACACGTACGAGGCACTGCTGCGCGCCCTCTCCGATCCGGCGGGCGGCAGGATCTGGATGCTCCTGTGGCACGGGCAGCCCGGCTCCCCGGACGCCCAGTACGGGAACATCGAGGTCGACGGCGCGGGCTACGCCCCGTGCGTCACCTCCCCCCAGGAGCTCGCCGCGTCCGGCTGGACCCGCGCCCACGAGGTGGTGAGCGGCCCGGACATCGCCCGCATCCTCTATCCGGAGCGCTGGGGCATCTGGCTCAACCCGCACGCGCCGGGCGGCGGTGTCGGCATCCCGTGGCTGGATCTGCGCCGTATCGCCGCCGGTCTCGACCGGATGCCGGCCGGCCCGCTGCGGCTGTCCGAACCGGCCGTCGAGATCCCCCAGTTCTACGCCCTCCTCACGCAGAACGCGCACCGCACCCCCGCCGTGCGCTCGCTGCGCCGCGCCTGGGTGCAGCCGGCGGTCGGCCCGGCCTACCTCGCCGTCGGCCTCGACCTCTACGACACCGGTCCGCAGGCGGTCGAGTCGGTCCGCGTGATGATGCAGCAGTCGGTCGGCGCGGTCCCGGACGGGCTGCCGGTCTCGACGGTCGCGCTCGCCGACGAGTACGACCCCGTGACGATGTGGATGCGGGCCAATACCCGCCCCTTCTACGACCGCGAGGCGCATGCCGGCGGACCTCCCGCCGGGGGCGGCGGGTACGGCTACCCGCAGCCCGGCGCGGCCGGTGGCCTGCGCTGA
- the gcvH gene encoding glycine cleavage system protein GcvH gives MSNPQQLRYSKEHEWLSAAEDGVSTVGITEFAANALGDVVYAQLPEVGQSVTAGETCGELESTKSVSDLYSPVTGEVVEANQDVVDDPSLVNSAPFEGGWLFKVRVAGEPDDLLSADEYTEFSGN, from the coding sequence ATGAGCAACCCGCAGCAGCTGCGCTACAGCAAGGAGCACGAGTGGCTGTCGGCCGCCGAGGACGGCGTGTCGACGGTCGGCATCACGGAGTTCGCGGCCAACGCGCTCGGCGATGTCGTCTACGCCCAGCTCCCGGAGGTCGGCCAGAGCGTGACCGCGGGCGAGACCTGCGGCGAACTGGAGTCGACCAAGTCCGTCAGCGACCTCTACTCGCCGGTGACCGGTGAGGTCGTCGAGGCGAACCAGGACGTCGTGGACGACCCGTCGCTGGTGAACTCGGCGCCCTTCGAGGGCGGGTGGCTCTTCAAGGTGCGCGTCGCCGGGGAGCCGGACGATCTGCTCTCCGCCGACGAGTACACCGAGTTCTCCGGGAACTGA
- a CDS encoding ABC transporter permease produces MLRLVVRRLLQLIPTLLGLSVLLFLWLNRLPGGPASAILGERATEAEVARINRALGLDQPVYVQYWRFLKRIVELDLGTSTQTGQPVWDEFALRFPATVELSIAAILIAVVVGIPLGYLAAKRRGGWLDVASVSGSLLGICIPVFFLALLLKGVFAVQLQWFPSYGRLSTGLNATDVTGFAVLDGLLTGEFDASWDAIMHLILPAVALASIPLAVIVRMTRASVLEVLGEDYVRTAESKGLEKRVVRGRHVLRNAMLPVITAVGLLTGSLLSGAVLTESVFSFGGIGSFIRTSIDARDYPVLVGFILFIAMVYVLINLLVDLAYSIIDPRVRVH; encoded by the coding sequence GTGCTGCGACTCGTCGTACGAAGACTGCTACAGCTCATTCCCACCCTGCTCGGCCTGTCGGTTCTGCTCTTCCTGTGGCTGAACCGACTGCCCGGCGGACCCGCCTCAGCGATCCTGGGCGAGCGGGCGACCGAAGCCGAAGTGGCGAGAATCAACCGGGCGCTGGGCCTCGACCAGCCCGTCTACGTCCAGTACTGGCGCTTCCTCAAGCGCATCGTCGAGCTCGACCTCGGCACGTCCACCCAGACCGGACAGCCGGTGTGGGACGAGTTCGCCCTGCGCTTCCCGGCGACGGTGGAGCTCAGCATCGCGGCGATCCTCATCGCCGTCGTCGTCGGCATCCCGCTCGGCTACCTGGCCGCCAAGCGGCGCGGCGGCTGGCTCGACGTGGCCTCGGTGTCCGGGTCCCTGCTCGGCATCTGCATCCCGGTGTTCTTCCTGGCGCTGCTGCTCAAGGGCGTCTTCGCCGTCCAGCTCCAGTGGTTCCCCAGCTACGGGCGCCTCTCGACGGGCCTCAACGCGACGGACGTCACCGGGTTCGCCGTCCTGGACGGCCTGCTCACCGGTGAGTTCGACGCGAGCTGGGACGCGATCATGCACCTGATCCTGCCCGCCGTCGCGCTCGCCTCCATCCCCCTCGCGGTGATCGTGCGCATGACCCGGGCCAGCGTGCTGGAGGTCCTCGGCGAGGACTACGTCCGCACGGCGGAGTCCAAGGGCCTGGAGAAGCGCGTGGTGCGCGGCCGGCACGTGCTGCGCAACGCGATGCTCCCCGTGATCACCGCCGTGGGCCTGCTGACCGGCAGCCTCCTGTCGGGCGCGGTGCTCACCGAGTCGGTGTTCTCCTTCGGCGGCATCGGCTCCTTCATCCGCACCTCGATCGACGCCCGCGACTACCCGGTGCTCGTCGGGTTCATCCTCTTCATCGCGATGGTGTACGTCCTCATCAACCTGCTGGTCGACCTCGCGTACAGCATCATCGACCCGAGAGTGCGGGTGCACTGA